From Haloglomus litoreum, the proteins below share one genomic window:
- a CDS encoding universal stress protein has translation MHYLVATDSVHTTAAACDYLDGRLDGPNTDTVTVITVTGGDDRDAGDAANVARARLAGRATVETLAREGDPGEAIIDAVVEVDADVLVLGPRSGAPGAQPELGSTARSVLARSPVPAVVVPLEQLDPAGVE, from the coding sequence ATGCACTACCTCGTCGCGACGGACTCGGTCCACACGACGGCGGCCGCCTGCGACTACCTCGACGGTCGGCTCGACGGCCCGAACACCGACACCGTGACGGTCATCACCGTCACCGGGGGAGACGACCGCGATGCGGGTGACGCGGCCAACGTCGCCCGGGCCCGGCTGGCCGGGCGGGCGACGGTGGAGACCCTCGCACGCGAGGGCGACCCGGGCGAGGCCATCATCGATGCCGTGGTCGAGGTGGACGCCGACGTGCTCGTCCTCGGGCCCCGCTCCGGGGCTCCCGGGGCGCAGCCCGAGCTTGGGTCGACGGCCCGGTCGGTGCTGGCACGGTCGCCGGTCCCGGCCGTCGTCGTCCCGCTGGAGCAACTCGATCCGGCCGGCGTGGAGTGA
- a CDS encoding universal stress protein — translation MTRYLVAAATSATTEAASDYLIPRLTDEDEVWVLTVEEEGVAIDRDALSTAQVKLVDATTVRTVRREGDPASEIVSFVRENDIDEVILGPRREGGEGFSTIGTTTRTVLNKVEGPVFVVPK, via the coding sequence ATGACACGGTACCTGGTGGCCGCGGCCACCTCCGCGACGACCGAGGCCGCGAGTGACTACCTCATCCCGCGGCTCACCGACGAGGACGAGGTCTGGGTCCTGACGGTCGAGGAGGAGGGGGTGGCCATCGACCGGGACGCCCTCTCGACGGCACAGGTCAAACTGGTCGACGCGACGACCGTCCGGACCGTCCGCCGCGAGGGGGACCCCGCCTCGGAGATCGTCTCGTTCGTCCGCGAGAACGACATCGACGAGGTCATCCTGGGGCCGCGCCGTGAGGGGGGCGAGGGGTTCAGCACCATCGGCACGACCACGCGGACCGTCCTCAACAAGGTCGAGGGGCCGGTGTTCGTCGTGCCGAAGTAG
- a CDS encoding VOC family protein, which yields MAILHTCLNVADAERSVEWYEANLGFEHSWGFESGDTTNLYVADEDGTELQLSETEGVEPGDAGDLWDHLAVGVEDVDAAFEEIDHHGVVKEPGDQPAAGARTAFVKDPDGHVVELIEPLEE from the coding sequence ATGGCGATACTCCACACCTGCCTGAACGTGGCCGACGCCGAACGGTCGGTCGAGTGGTACGAGGCGAACCTCGGTTTCGAGCACAGCTGGGGGTTCGAGAGCGGTGACACGACCAACCTGTACGTCGCCGACGAGGACGGCACGGAGCTCCAGCTCTCGGAGACCGAGGGCGTCGAACCCGGCGACGCGGGCGACCTCTGGGACCACCTCGCCGTCGGCGTCGAGGACGTCGACGCCGCGTTCGAGGAGATCGACCACCACGGCGTCGTGAAGGAACCGGGCGACCAGCCCGCGGCCGGCGCCCGCACCGCGTTCGTGAAGGACCCCGACGGCCACGTCGTGGAACTCATCGAGCCCCTGGAGGAGTAG
- a CDS encoding PQQ-binding-like beta-propeller repeat protein, with protein sequence MPSRRAVLAAMGAAGTAGAVGAARVAGVRRPVSVDGEWYRAAYDSQRTGYGPERTGPGTGLTRRWSTPVPEGVHQSSPVLVGDGTFVVGADASGGDGPRAVRFLELDTASGAVRTDTVVTRYDGQYGIGAVVWDSLVYADGTFYLLAFDGVHALERDGTERWHRPVGGGPANSIQSTGHPVVVEDTVYVPTASTTSDTGAREGVYALDAGTGAVQWRYEVPDGVRGWTFPPAYHDGTLYYSLLENGVVALDAGEGSVEWERRLAVTGPATVAGGRVFASLDEPDSGIVALEMGSGAEAWRTTDDGSWLGRSVAIADDRVFHRQSLSDVVCRDAATGDRLWRYDASHTGLGTPAVTDGTVYVLARPESGGEAGLAALDAEGGEQTGFAATRYGSGGDASVALSSGLAVTTTATGTVEAFESCLAGAGGHCLH encoded by the coding sequence ATGCCCTCCAGACGAGCGGTGCTGGCGGCGATGGGAGCAGCCGGCACGGCCGGTGCCGTCGGCGCCGCCAGAGTGGCCGGTGTCAGGCGCCCGGTGTCGGTGGACGGCGAGTGGTACCGGGCAGCCTACGACAGCCAGCGGACCGGTTACGGGCCCGAACGGACAGGGCCGGGAACGGGCCTGACCCGTCGGTGGTCCACGCCCGTTCCGGAGGGCGTCCACCAGTCCTCGCCGGTCCTGGTCGGCGACGGGACCTTCGTCGTCGGCGCGGACGCGAGCGGCGGGGACGGTCCGCGGGCGGTTCGCTTCCTCGAACTGGACACCGCGAGCGGCGCCGTCCGGACCGACACGGTCGTCACACGCTACGACGGCCAGTACGGCATCGGCGCGGTCGTGTGGGACTCGCTGGTCTACGCCGACGGGACGTTCTACCTGCTGGCGTTCGACGGCGTCCACGCGCTCGAGCGTGACGGCACGGAACGCTGGCACCGACCCGTCGGCGGGGGGCCAGCCAACAGCATCCAGTCGACCGGCCACCCGGTCGTCGTCGAGGACACCGTCTACGTCCCGACCGCGAGCACCACGAGCGATACCGGCGCGCGCGAGGGTGTCTACGCACTCGATGCCGGTACCGGGGCGGTACAGTGGCGATACGAGGTGCCGGATGGCGTGCGCGGGTGGACCTTCCCGCCGGCGTACCACGACGGGACCCTGTACTACTCGTTGCTGGAGAACGGTGTGGTCGCGCTGGATGCGGGCGAGGGGTCCGTGGAGTGGGAGCGCCGACTCGCGGTGACCGGGCCCGCGACGGTGGCCGGCGGACGCGTCTTCGCTTCCCTCGACGAGCCGGATTCCGGTATCGTGGCCCTCGAGATGGGCAGTGGTGCGGAGGCCTGGCGGACGACCGACGACGGGAGCTGGCTCGGCCGCTCGGTCGCGATCGCCGACGACCGGGTCTTCCACCGACAGTCCCTCTCCGACGTGGTCTGCCGGGACGCGGCGACCGGCGACCGCCTGTGGCGATACGACGCCAGCCACACCGGACTCGGGACGCCCGCCGTCACCGACGGGACGGTGTACGTGCTGGCCCGGCCGGAGTCGGGGGGTGAGGCCGGCCTGGCCGCGTTGGATGCGGAGGGCGGGGAGCAGACCGGGTTCGCGGCCACGCGCTACGGCTCCGGGGGCGACGCCAGCGTCGCGCTCAGCAGCGGCCTCGCGGTAACGACGACGGCCACCGGAACCGTCGAGGCGTTCGAGTCCTGTCTGGCGGGCGCTGGCGGGCACTGTCTGCACTGA
- the asd gene encoding aspartate-semialdehyde dehydrogenase yields the protein MTTKVGILGATGAVGQRLIQLLEPHTDFEIAALTASADSAGETYRDAAKWRVNSPIPASVADITVSATDPSEVPDDVDLIFSSLPSSVGEQVEPEFCEAGYVVSSNSSNARMADDVPLVIPEVNGDHVGLLEVQRDERGWDGALLKNPNCSTITMVPTLAALDQFGLESVRVSTLQAVSGAGYSGVTSMEIIDNAIPHIGGEEQKMETETTKLLGTFDGSEVHLHDVDVAASCNRIATLDGHLENVWADTAENVTPDQAAEAMADLPGADLPSSPERMIKVFEEPDRPQPRLDRMLDDGMAISAGGIRSTTTGLQYNCLAHNTMRGAAGASVLNGELLLSEGFL from the coding sequence ATGACGACGAAGGTTGGCATCCTCGGTGCGACGGGCGCCGTGGGCCAGCGACTCATCCAGTTGCTCGAACCGCACACCGACTTCGAGATCGCCGCGCTCACCGCCTCCGCGGATTCGGCCGGCGAGACGTACCGCGACGCCGCGAAGTGGCGCGTGAACTCGCCCATCCCCGCGTCGGTCGCGGACATCACCGTCTCCGCCACCGACCCGAGCGAGGTCCCCGACGACGTTGACCTCATCTTCTCCTCGCTGCCCTCCAGCGTCGGCGAGCAGGTCGAACCGGAGTTCTGCGAGGCCGGCTACGTGGTCTCCTCGAACTCCTCGAACGCGCGGATGGCCGACGACGTGCCGCTCGTCATCCCCGAGGTCAACGGCGACCACGTCGGCCTCCTCGAAGTGCAGCGCGACGAGCGCGGCTGGGACGGCGCGCTCCTCAAGAACCCGAACTGCTCGACCATCACGATGGTCCCGACGCTGGCGGCGCTCGACCAGTTCGGCCTCGAATCCGTGCGCGTCTCGACGCTGCAGGCCGTCTCCGGCGCCGGCTACTCCGGTGTCACCTCGATGGAGATCATCGACAACGCCATCCCGCACATCGGCGGCGAGGAGCAGAAGATGGAGACGGAGACGACGAAGCTGCTGGGCACCTTCGACGGGAGCGAGGTCCACCTCCACGACGTGGACGTGGCGGCCTCCTGCAACCGCATCGCGACGCTGGACGGCCACCTCGAGAACGTCTGGGCCGACACGGCCGAGAACGTGACGCCCGACCAGGCGGCCGAGGCGATGGCCGACCTGCCCGGTGCGGACCTCCCGTCCTCCCCGGAGCGGATGATCAAGGTCTTCGAGGAGCCCGACCGCCCCCAGCCCCGGCTCGACCGGATGCTCGACGACGGGATGGCCATCTCCGCGGGCGGCATCCGCAGCACGACGACCGGCCTCCAGTACAACTGCCTCGCGCACAACACGATGCGCGGTGCGGCCGGCGCGAGCGTGCTGAACGGGGAACTCCTCCTGTCGGAAGGCTTCCTGTAG
- a CDS encoding class I SAM-dependent methyltransferase has translation MPSDSDDPSEDAAIDAYDDLAPDYVAELEENPYNAHLSFPATTDLLPDVSGQRVLDAGCGGGAYTEWLLDHGAEAVGIDASEGMLAEARDRLGDRSGVTFRRADLRERLPFEDDSFDGVVSGLALGYVEDWDRLFEEFRRVLRPGGFVVLCTKHPFDEFPLPDDADYFAVERAVKEWDVEVPYYRRPLGAITGPVLDSGFRLEELIEPQPTAAFAEAWPERYETESKRPVFLCLRAVLSDGGV, from the coding sequence GTGCCCTCCGACAGTGACGACCCCTCCGAGGACGCCGCCATCGACGCCTACGACGACCTGGCCCCCGACTACGTCGCAGAGCTGGAGGAGAACCCGTACAACGCCCACCTCTCCTTCCCGGCGACGACCGACCTGCTTCCCGACGTGTCGGGTCAGCGGGTCCTCGATGCGGGGTGTGGCGGCGGCGCGTACACGGAGTGGCTGCTCGACCACGGCGCCGAGGCCGTCGGCATCGATGCCAGCGAGGGGATGCTGGCCGAGGCTCGCGACCGGCTCGGCGACCGGTCGGGCGTCACGTTCCGGCGGGCGGACCTGCGCGAGCGGCTCCCGTTCGAGGACGACAGCTTCGACGGCGTGGTCAGCGGGCTGGCGCTGGGCTACGTCGAGGACTGGGACCGACTGTTCGAGGAGTTCCGGCGCGTCCTCCGCCCGGGCGGGTTCGTCGTGCTCTGCACGAAGCACCCGTTCGACGAGTTCCCGCTCCCCGATGACGCCGACTACTTCGCGGTCGAGCGCGCGGTGAAGGAGTGGGACGTCGAGGTTCCGTACTACCGGCGGCCGCTGGGCGCCATCACGGGGCCGGTGCTGGATTCGGGGTTCCGGCTGGAGGAGCTGATCGAACCGCAGCCGACGGCAGCGTTCGCCGAGGCCTGGCCCGAGCGCTACGAGACGGAGTCGAAGCGGCCCGTGTTCCTCTGTCTTCGTGCCGTGTTATCCGATGGAGGTGTCTGA
- a CDS encoding MBL fold metallo-hydrolase, translating to MTDSTPSPDGTDGRTGTQSTTGDAPPVHRIETTVDWPPGHAACYLVDAAEPILVDAGSPEDRGAQELREGLAEQGLEPADIEHVLVTHPHTDHDGQVANLLEAGDPTVYAPAAAVERLERDPDELESIVEANARTVGVPESLRSYVVSQAVESLKRNARYCPPEAVDVRLAAGDAFEAGGVTFESIHCPGHQVDQFAFAATLGPDPGEASDGGAAGERVLFSADAVIEPFRAAALHAGLDDGTFDSVSASYRCYGALRSYAFDRVYPGHGPVFTDYTGAVERSIESLDDLLDDVESTLADLESATAFEVANARADIAEQPYVLFETIGACAELVERGRASNRLEDEIRVFSA from the coding sequence ATGACTGATTCCACTCCTTCCCCCGACGGGACCGACGGACGCACCGGCACGCAGAGCACCACCGGCGACGCCCCGCCGGTCCACCGCATCGAGACGACGGTCGACTGGCCGCCGGGCCACGCTGCCTGCTACCTCGTCGACGCCGCCGAGCCGATCCTCGTGGACGCGGGCTCGCCCGAGGATCGCGGGGCCCAGGAACTCCGCGAGGGGCTCGCCGAACAGGGCCTCGAACCGGCCGACATCGAACACGTGCTCGTCACGCATCCACATACGGACCACGACGGACAGGTGGCGAACCTCCTGGAGGCCGGGGACCCGACGGTGTACGCCCCGGCCGCGGCCGTCGAGCGCCTGGAGCGCGACCCCGACGAGCTGGAGTCGATCGTCGAGGCGAACGCGCGGACCGTCGGCGTCCCGGAGTCGCTCCGGTCGTACGTCGTCTCGCAGGCCGTCGAGTCGCTGAAGCGCAACGCCCGCTACTGCCCGCCCGAGGCCGTCGACGTGCGGCTGGCCGCGGGCGACGCGTTCGAGGCCGGCGGCGTCACCTTCGAGAGCATCCACTGCCCCGGCCACCAGGTCGACCAGTTCGCCTTCGCGGCGACGCTCGGGCCGGACCCGGGCGAGGCGAGCGACGGCGGCGCGGCGGGCGAGCGTGTCCTCTTCTCGGCAGATGCCGTCATCGAGCCGTTCCGCGCGGCCGCGCTCCACGCGGGGCTCGACGACGGCACCTTCGACAGCGTCAGTGCGTCCTACCGCTGCTACGGTGCCCTGCGCTCGTACGCGTTCGACCGCGTCTACCCGGGGCACGGCCCCGTCTTCACGGACTACACCGGTGCCGTCGAGCGCTCCATCGAGAGCCTCGACGACCTGCTCGACGACGTGGAGTCGACGCTCGCGGACCTGGAGTCGGCGACCGCCTTCGAGGTCGCCAACGCCCGGGCCGACATCGCCGAGCAGCCGTACGTCCTCTTCGAGACCATCGGCGCCTGTGCGGAACTGGTCGAGCGCGGCCGCGCGAGCAACCGCCTGGAGGACGAGATCCGCGTCTTCTCGGCGTAG
- a CDS encoding MFS transporter, with amino-acid sequence MAERTVESGSDERRAAAPDGGSIPGDGGADDASPGGDGSAGPDSGGAGDTGDHSVRTVAIAVTAGVFLGGVATGVAFPTLPLLDRVLGISAVMLGVILAANRIARLVMNTPAGQLIDDRGARKPMIAGLFVQGLAPFGYVVGLHTPAVDLATLPVVGTVSAPGLVFVLARAFWGVGSAFVFVGAFAIITGVTTQETRGKWTGYMRGGQSLGFPAGLVVGGVLTDVFDVQTAFLTAGTLALAAGVVAFVVLPDVRASAGKRVPLRKLPALARSTPGVVPVGIANGVIRLLFGGILLTTAVKYAAELDLQVGILTAAGVSGLVMGGGVVVSSVSTVVSGRLSDRVEHRALVTLPAFALLAAGFAALALVPSFVGVAVGIALVGAGTGGSGPALLATLGDISPPGETGKFGGLYNVFGDIGLSIGPLVAFPAVTTVGYGATYLVCAGLAVGCLLLVNATLLGTATDSDSVPDGEAAGNTDPAPDTLDPETYDD; translated from the coding sequence ATGGCTGAACGGACGGTCGAATCCGGGAGCGACGAACGCCGCGCTGCCGCGCCGGATGGTGGTTCCATCCCGGGCGACGGTGGTGCGGACGACGCGTCCCCGGGCGGAGACGGGTCCGCGGGTCCCGACAGCGGTGGCGCCGGCGACACCGGCGACCACTCGGTCCGGACGGTCGCCATCGCCGTCACGGCGGGCGTCTTCCTCGGCGGCGTCGCCACGGGGGTCGCGTTCCCGACGCTCCCACTGCTCGACCGCGTGCTGGGCATCTCGGCCGTGATGCTCGGCGTCATCCTCGCGGCCAACCGCATCGCCCGGCTCGTCATGAACACGCCCGCCGGCCAGCTCATCGACGACCGGGGGGCGCGCAAGCCGATGATTGCCGGCCTGTTCGTGCAGGGACTGGCCCCCTTCGGCTACGTGGTCGGCCTCCACACGCCGGCCGTCGACCTCGCGACCCTGCCGGTGGTCGGGACCGTCTCCGCGCCGGGGCTCGTGTTCGTCCTGGCCCGGGCGTTCTGGGGGGTCGGCTCCGCCTTCGTCTTCGTCGGTGCCTTCGCCATCATCACGGGCGTCACGACCCAGGAGACGCGTGGGAAGTGGACCGGCTACATGCGCGGCGGACAGTCACTGGGCTTCCCGGCCGGCCTCGTCGTGGGCGGCGTCCTGACCGACGTGTTCGACGTCCAGACGGCCTTCCTCACCGCCGGGACGCTGGCGCTCGCCGCGGGCGTCGTGGCCTTCGTCGTGCTCCCGGACGTCCGCGCGAGCGCCGGCAAGCGGGTCCCGCTCCGGAAGCTGCCCGCGCTGGCGCGCTCGACACCCGGCGTGGTCCCGGTCGGCATCGCGAACGGCGTCATCCGGCTCCTCTTCGGCGGCATCCTCCTGACGACGGCCGTGAAGTACGCGGCCGAACTCGACCTGCAGGTCGGCATCCTGACGGCCGCGGGCGTCAGCGGCCTCGTCATGGGTGGGGGCGTGGTCGTCTCCTCGGTCTCGACGGTCGTGAGCGGCCGACTCTCCGACCGCGTCGAGCACCGGGCGCTGGTGACGCTCCCGGCGTTCGCGCTCCTCGCCGCCGGCTTCGCCGCGCTCGCGCTCGTCCCCTCGTTCGTCGGCGTCGCCGTCGGCATCGCCCTCGTCGGCGCCGGGACCGGCGGATCCGGCCCGGCCCTGCTGGCGACGCTGGGCGATATCTCCCCGCCCGGCGAGACCGGCAAGTTCGGCGGCCTGTACAACGTCTTCGGCGATATCGGCCTCTCCATCGGCCCGCTGGTCGCGTTCCCCGCTGTCACCACGGTCGGCTACGGGGCCACCTATCTGGTCTGCGCCGGGCTGGCGGTCGGCTGTCTCCTGCTCGTGAACGCGACGCTGCTCGGCACCGCAACCGACAGCGACTCGGTCCCCGACGGCGAAGCCGCCGGAAACACCGACCCCGCCCCCGACACCCTCGACCCCGAGACATACGATGACTGA